The Candidatus Uhrbacteria bacterium genome has a segment encoding these proteins:
- a CDS encoding YraN family protein, producing MDFRKIRGQSGESIALAYLEERGFRLIERNWNCRLGEIDLIVERGGETRFIEVKLRRTMEYGYPEASITRTKLRHLSRAIECWMKAQANPPICYQADAIAIFAPLGETPTITWIEGIY from the coding sequence ATGGACTTCCGAAAAATACGCGGACAAAGCGGGGAGTCGATCGCCTTGGCTTATCTGGAGGAGCGGGGATTCCGGCTTATCGAGCGCAATTGGAATTGCCGGCTTGGCGAGATTGATTTGATTGTCGAGCGGGGCGGGGAGACAAGGTTTATCGAAGTAAAATTACGAAGGACGATGGAATATGGCTACCCAGAGGCGTCGATTACGAGGACGAAATTAAGGCATTTAAGTCGGGCTATTGAGTGCTGGATGAAAGCGCAGGCTAACCCGCCAATTTGCTATCAGGCCGACGCTATCGCTATATTTGCGCCTCTAGGTGAGACGCCTACGATTACTTGGATTGAGGGTATATATTGA